The following coding sequences are from one Pseudonocardia sp. HH130630-07 window:
- a CDS encoding monovalent cation/H+ antiporter complex subunit F — translation MTIVYMIVLAMLTAAGALTMWRLLRGPTTLDRIAALDVVVVLIVAAAAVYAAIYSDGSNIPLLAAVALIALVGSATAARLVERWERHR, via the coding sequence GTGACCATCGTCTACATGATCGTGCTGGCCATGCTGACCGCGGCGGGCGCGCTCACCATGTGGCGGCTGCTGCGCGGACCGACCACGCTCGACCGGATCGCGGCGCTCGACGTCGTCGTGGTGCTCATCGTGGCCGCGGCCGCGGTGTACGCCGCGATCTACTCCGACGGGTCGAACATCCCGCTGCTGGCCGCGGTCGCGCTGATCGCGCTGGTCGGGTCGGCGACGGCGGCCCGGCTCGTCGAGCGATGGGAGCGGCACCGCTGA
- a CDS encoding Na+/H+ antiporter subunit E, whose amino-acid sequence MSENRAGPDGAADPAAVDPADAVDPDEVQSPEGERDAGMGAAETGADVEAEEERAAAQVPQQRPAGLDEQPGDNIRIRSWPRRVPQVLALALVWVLLWGSLKPVAIIGGLLIGLLVTVLFPLPLLPERLPVRPLKLVRLVGFLIVDLVVSGVRVSMITLVHGRKARSGIVGLPLCATADRTVTMIVATCALSPGSFTLQIDRRRGRWYVYALGLHRADAVERLRRDMMNLQLRVIDALGSPEDVRRCREAVAAVAQGRDTGQDTGHETGGRPR is encoded by the coding sequence ATGAGCGAGAACAGGGCGGGCCCCGACGGGGCCGCAGACCCGGCGGCCGTGGATCCCGCGGACGCCGTCGATCCCGACGAGGTGCAGTCCCCCGAGGGCGAGCGCGACGCCGGGATGGGCGCCGCGGAGACCGGTGCCGACGTCGAGGCCGAGGAGGAACGGGCGGCGGCGCAGGTCCCGCAGCAGCGGCCGGCCGGCCTGGACGAGCAGCCCGGCGACAACATCCGGATCCGGAGCTGGCCCCGCCGGGTCCCGCAGGTGCTCGCGCTCGCGCTGGTGTGGGTGTTGCTGTGGGGCAGCCTGAAGCCGGTGGCGATCATCGGCGGCCTGCTGATCGGGCTGCTGGTGACGGTGCTGTTCCCGCTGCCGTTGCTGCCCGAGCGGCTCCCGGTCCGCCCGCTGAAGCTGGTGCGGCTGGTCGGGTTCCTGATCGTGGACCTCGTCGTGTCCGGTGTGCGGGTCAGCATGATCACCCTGGTGCACGGCCGGAAGGCCCGCTCCGGGATCGTCGGCCTCCCCCTTTGCGCGACGGCGGACCGCACGGTGACGATGATCGTCGCCACCTGCGCGCTGTCCCCGGGCAGCTTCACGCTGCAGATCGACCGGCGGCGCGGGCGCTGGTACGTCTACGCGCTCGGCCTGCACCGCGCCGACGCCGTCGAGCGGCTGCGCCGGGACATGATGAACCTGCAGCTGCGCGTGATCGACGCGCTGGGCAGCCCGGAGGACGTCCGCCGGTGCCGGGAGGCGGTCGCCGCCGTCGCCCAGGGGCGGGACACCGGCCAGGACACCGGCCACGAGACGGGAGGGCGGCCGCGGTGA